From Mesorhizobium sp. Pch-S:
CGAGGCTCATGCCTTTTTCAGCCGCAAGGCCTTTCAGAACCTTGAGAAGCGGCGTCGCCAAGCGTACGCCCGTTTGCGTTCTATCAATCATGCCATATGTTACCAAGGTACATCGGTAACTTCAAGGCATCATGTGAAACGCCTTGTTCAGAAAAAGTCCGTCGAAAGCCTGCTCCAACCTTCTCCCGCAAGCCCACCGATGAAGATATCGTTCCGCTGAGCCGCATTCAGGAATTCGGCGCGTGTGGTGCCGATGCAGACATTGGCCCGGTGGCGAAAGAACATGACCGGCTGCTGTGACAGCGCGGCCAGGTAACGGGGCTCTACACGACCTTGCGCCGCTACATATCCCCTGTCCTGGAAATGCAGCAGCATCGCATCGACAGCCTGCTTCTCCGCACCAGACCTTGCAATGACGTTCAGGACCTCCGCCACACCGTTCGATTGGCTGTAGTAGCAGCAAAGCCCATTTGGGACGCCCGCCTGATCTTCGATCGAAAGCAGCTGAAGCATCCCCGCGGCTCGATTGTCCGCCGCCATACGAAGGAGCCAGTTCAGATCCCGCCCTGTCCAGGCCGGATGTGCCGCATAGCTCTGGAGTAGACCGGGAATGAGAGAAACGGCTTCGTCCTGTGCTACTTCCTTCACCGCGGCACGGGATTTTCCAGCGTTGCTGACCCGGGGAAGCGGGAACAGCGGATTGAGCATCCTGCCAACAGACGCAGCGCCAAGTTTGCCCAGGATAGGACGCCGCTGTGTCATGAGATTCACAGCATAACTCGCCGGCTTGAATATGCGGGTCCACCCGAGCGCGTATGTGGTGAGCGATATGCCACCGACGGCTTCGAAATGTCTAAGGCTCACCGGCGCCGCGCTGTCGCTGAATTGTACCGTCTCTTCGCCAGGGCGCAGGGCAAGCGTCAGTTCGGCGGGTCCGCGAGGAGCACCTCCCGGCTTCATCATGAAAGCACAGAGCAACCGCCCCATGATCGATCGTCCGCCGACGGTGTAGGGAACCGGCAGGATAGAGACCGCGCTGTCTATTTCCCCGCGCTCATTTTCATGCACGACGCTCCCGATGATGGGATCGTAGTAGGGATTTTCGAAGAAGAGTTGCTGAAAGTAGCGATCGAAATTTTCGTTGCAGGATGTCGAAACGGGGCGGAAAACCTGTTTGAAAAGAGCACGGATGGCCGGGATGTCATCAATCTTCATCGCGCGCACGCGTCGCGATTTCACGTCCCTTACAGATGCCGAGATATACCCCACCCAGGCCTCTTTCACTTGGTTGTCTTGGCTGGCTCCTGCATCTCGACCTTGGCAGACGGATGAATGACGTAGCCCACGATGTCAGCGCAACACTCACCTCAATTACGTAAAGAATCGCTGAAGTAGTTACCGCTGTTTCCGGGATAGGCGCAGACAACCCGGTCATGCCCCGCTGCAGCAGGGGTAAGCCGCCGCGGCCTTGTCATGAGCAGCCTCAAGCGGTGCTCGGTAGCGACATAACGCGAAGGGCGACCAGCGGGTTTGTCCGCGCTGGTCGCCCCAAGCATATATGCTGCTTAAAAGAAGTCCGTCGAAAGCCTGCTCCAGCTTTCGCCCGCGAGGCCGCCGATAAACATGTTGTTTCGCTCGACCGCATTGAGGACGTCGGCGCGCGCAGTGGTGACGCAGACATTGGCCCTGTGGCGAAAGAACATGTTCGATTGCTGTGAAAGTGCCGAGAGATAGCGCGGGTCCACCCGGCCTTGCGCCGCGATGTACCCCTCCTCCTGCAGATGGAACAGCATGACGTTGATGGCCTGCCTTTCCGTCCCGGACTTCGTGATCACATTCAACACTTCGACCATGCCATTCGGGCGACTGTAGTAGCAGAAGAAGCCGATTGGTGTGCCCGTCGGATCATTGATCGCAAAGAACCGAAGCGCGCCCGCGGCTCGATTGTCCTCCGCCATGTGCAGAAGCCAATGCAGATCCTTCTCTGTCCAGTCCGGATGCGCGGAATAGCTTTCGAGCAGGGAAGGAATGAGCGAAACCGCTTCGTCCTGCGTTATTTCCTTCACCGTGACATGGGACTTTGCGATCTTCTTTATCGGAGGAAGCGGAAACAGCGGGTTGAGCATCCTCCCCGTCGAGGTCACCCAGCCGCCCAGGATCGGATGCCGCCGCGCCGCAATGGTCGCCACATAGCTTGCCATCTGGAATATGCGCGTCCAGCCAAGCGCATGCGCTCCCAGTGTCACGCCCCCGATGGCTTCGAAATGCCTGAGGCTCACGGGTGCGGCCGTGTCGCTGAAGTTAATTGTCTTCTCGGTCGGGCGTATGCTGAGCGACAACTCGGCAGCGCCACGCGGAGAAGCTTCCGGCTTCATCATGAAGGCACAGAGCAGCCGCCCCATGACAGATTGCCCGTCTACGACGTAAGGAACCGGGAGGATCGAGAGAGCGCTGTCTATTTCCCCGCGTTCATTCTCATGAACAACACTCCCGATCTCCGGATCGTAATAAGGATTATCGAAGAAAAGTTTCTGGAAGTATTGATCAAAGTTTTCGTTACAATCTTTCGAATTCGGGCGGAAAACTTGCTTGAAGATGACACGGATTGCCGGAATGTCATCAACATTCATCGGGCGCAGCATATACCGCGATTTCACGCCGCTTACGGATGTCGAGATATGTCCCATAACAGGCCTCGATTGCTCGAATGACGTATTGGGCAATACTACATACGCGGATCGCAAATATGTAAATAAGTCCTTAATGAGTTTCTTCTAATTCAGTTAATTTTGGCGCCCTCATGCGACGAATGCAACGGGAGAAGACCGGCCGCTGTCGGGAGTCGCCTGATGGCTGAGTCAGCCTGTCGACCCAACAAAAAGGGCGCGACCGAAGTCGCGCCCTTTTCAGATTCAATAAGTTAAGTCGATCAGGCGGCGGTTTCTTCGCCTTCCGCCTTCTTTTCGCGGGCGATTTCCTTGCCAGTCTCCTGGTCAACGATCTTCATCGAAAGACGGACTTTGCCGCGCTCATCGAAGCCCATCAGCTTGACCCAGACCTTGTCGCCTTCCTTGACCACATCGGTGGTCTTGGCGACGCGCTGGTCGGACAGCTGCGAGATGTGCACGAGGCCGTCACGCGGGCCGAAGAAGTTCACGAACGCACCGAAGTCGGCAGTCTTGACGACCGTGCCCTCGTAGATCTCGCCGACTTCCGGCTCGGCCACGATGGTGTGGATCCACTTCTTCGCCGCCTCGATTTCCTTGGCGTTCGACGAAGCGATCTTCACGGTGCCGTCGTCCTCGATGTTGATCTTGGCGCCGGTCTTTTCGACGATTTCGCGGATGACCTTGCCGCCCGAGCCGATGACGTCACGGATCTTGTCGGTCGGGATGTGCATCACCTCGATGCGCGGCGCGAACTCGCCGAGTTCCTTGCGGCCTTCGGAGATGGCCTTGGCCATTTCGCCGAGGATGTGCAGGCGGCCGTCCTTGGCCTGACCCAGCGCCACCTTCATGATCTCCTCGGTGATGCCATCGATCTTGATGTCCATCTGCAGCGAGGTGATGCCGTTCGCAGTGCCAGCCACCTTGAAATCCATGTCGCCGAGATGATCCTCGTCGCCCAGGATGTCGGAAAGCACGGCAAAACGCTCATCTTCCTTGATCAGGCCCATGGCGATACCGGCGACCGGCTTGGCCAGCGGCACGCCGGCATCCATCAGCGCCAGCGAGGTACCGCAGACGGTGGCCATCGAGGACGAGCCGTTGGACTCGGTGATCTCGGAGACGACGCGCAGCGTGTACGGGAACTGTTCCGCCGAAGGCAGCATCGGATGAATGGCGCGCCAGGCCAGCTTGCCGTGACCGATTTCACGACGGCCAGGCGAACCCATGCGGCCGGTTTCGCCGACCGAATAGGGCGGGAAGTTGTAGTGAAGGAGGAAGGTCTCCTTGTACATGCCAGTCAGCGAGTCGACATACTGCTCGTCTTCGCCGGTGCCGAGCGTGGCAACCACGATCGCCTGGGTCTCGCCGCGGGTGAACAGCGCCGAGCCGTGGGTGCGCGGCAGGATGCCGACTTCCGAAACGATCGAACGGACAGTCTTGAGATCACGACCATCGATGCGCGAACCGGTATCGAGGATGTTCCAGCGCACGATCTTGGCCTGGAGTTCCTTGAACACGGTGGCAACCTGCTCGGACGAATACTTCGCTTCCTCGCCTTCGGCCGGGGTGAAAGCAGCCTTGACCTTGGCCTTGGCGGCATCGACGGCGGCATAGCGGGCCTGCTTGTCAGTGATCTTGTAAGCGGCGCGCAGGTCGCTCTCGGCTACGCCGAGCATTTCCTTCTCCAGATCGCCGAAGGACGGCGGGGTGAAGTCGCGCGGATCCTTGGCGGCAACCTCGGCCAGCTTGATGATCGCCTCGATCACCGGCTGGAAAGCCTTGTGGCCGAACATGACAGCGCCGAGCATCAGCTCTTCGCCCAGTTCCTTGGCTTCCGATTCGACCATCAGCACCGCATCGCTGGTACCAGCGACCACGAGGTCGAGCTTGGATTCCTGCATCTCGTCGATATGCGGGTTAAGCACATATTCGCCGTTGATGTAGCCGACGCGGGCACCACCAATCGGACCCATGAACGGAACGCCCGAGAGTGTCAGCGCTGCGGAAGTGGCAACGATCGACAGGATGTCCGGATCGTTCTCGAGATCGTGCTGCACAACGGTGACGACGATCTGGGTGTCGTTCTTGTAGCCGTCGGC
This genomic window contains:
- the pnp gene encoding polyribonucleotide nucleotidyltransferase — its product is MFKQHKVEIEWGGRPLILETGKIARQADGAVLATYGETVVLATVVSAKEPKPGFDFFPLTVNYQEKTYAAGKIPGGYFKREGRPSEKETLVSRLIDRPIRPLFADGYKNDTQIVVTVVQHDLENDPDILSIVATSAALTLSGVPFMGPIGGARVGYINGEYVLNPHIDEMQESKLDLVVAGTSDAVLMVESEAKELGEELMLGAVMFGHKAFQPVIEAIIKLAEVAAKDPRDFTPPSFGDLEKEMLGVAESDLRAAYKITDKQARYAAVDAAKAKVKAAFTPAEGEEAKYSSEQVATVFKELQAKIVRWNILDTGSRIDGRDLKTVRSIVSEVGILPRTHGSALFTRGETQAIVVATLGTGEDEQYVDSLTGMYKETFLLHYNFPPYSVGETGRMGSPGRREIGHGKLAWRAIHPMLPSAEQFPYTLRVVSEITESNGSSSMATVCGTSLALMDAGVPLAKPVAGIAMGLIKEDERFAVLSDILGDEDHLGDMDFKVAGTANGITSLQMDIKIDGITEEIMKVALGQAKDGRLHILGEMAKAISEGRKELGEFAPRIEVMHIPTDKIRDVIGSGGKVIREIVEKTGAKINIEDDGTVKIASSNAKEIEAAKKWIHTIVAEPEVGEIYEGTVVKTADFGAFVNFFGPRDGLVHISQLSDQRVAKTTDVVKEGDKVWVKLMGFDERGKVRLSMKIVDQETGKEIAREKKAEGEETAA